The Candidatus Abyssobacteria bacterium SURF_5 genome contains a region encoding:
- a CDS encoding response regulator — protein MGAINLLIVDDEERFLATYRKLLEKRGISTSTCTNGLDALRILKESPIDVVLLDVKMPGIDGIEALRKIKEEHPDIEVILLTGHVSVESEVEGLKLGASGYLMKPISIEEMHLKVKDAFYKKQAKVKREGEPLLS, from the coding sequence ATGGGCGCCATTAACCTCTTGATCGTTGACGACGAGGAACGCTTTCTGGCTACGTACCGCAAGCTGCTGGAAAAGCGGGGAATCAGCACGTCCACCTGCACGAATGGACTGGATGCCTTGAGGATCCTGAAAGAATCCCCCATCGACGTCGTGCTGCTCGACGTCAAAATGCCGGGAATCGACGGAATCGAAGCGCTCCGAAAAATCAAGGAGGAGCATCCCGATATCGAGGTCATTCTGCTTACCGGACATGTTTCGGTTGAATCGGAAGTCGAGGGGTTGAAGCTTGGCGCTTCCGGCTATTTGATGAAGCCCATTTCGATCGAGGAGATGCATCTCAAGGTAAAGGATGCCTTCTACAAGAAACAGGCCAAGGTGAAGAGAGAGGGCGAGCCTTTGTTGTCATGA
- a CDS encoding sensor histidine kinase — protein sequence MAGEFKNIRRIILRRVLLVPFVTLALVFCTLVYYFATNLRSQVETQLLRVADAHRNMIEGFLRERCFDLQYVAASNSFDELSNKEHLATIFEQLQMRSRAFFDIGLFNENGDHVAYVGPFELEGRKYAQAPWFLQVQQKDVYISDQFLGYRNVPHFIIAVRRDEGSRTWYLRTTIDWFYFNDLVENVRVGKTGEAYIVNEEGVFQTRRRSGGELLEVDPDHSIYRFDQRTIFAFTAVDYKDESHIYAAGKIEPMDWFLIVRQGLNDAYAPLIRAVVIAIIMIIAGGGLAVFMAFMLASGVANQLAMADMEKRRMGTQLIMAGKLAEVGEMSAGVAHEMNNPLQVIKGEEAYIKDILLEAERNGGIVDAENLRLLRESIDQIALQVERGKLITEGLLGFARKTETKIDTFDIRSLISDVVGMIERRAQVENIRIVQEYEASLPVILSDQLQLQQVFLNLLNNAIDALKPKRGGEIRITASSADDEMSIAVTDNGTGIPAEHMEKIFLPFFTTKPVGQGTGLGLSTCYGIIERLGGQIMVSSELNVGTVFTVRLPLAGPPERDEKGTKTLQGESPKWAPLTS from the coding sequence ATGGCTGGTGAATTCAAGAATATCCGGCGGATCATTTTGAGACGGGTATTGCTTGTGCCGTTCGTCACGCTTGCCTTGGTTTTCTGCACGCTGGTCTACTATTTTGCCACGAACCTGCGCTCGCAGGTGGAGACGCAATTGCTTCGGGTGGCCGACGCGCACCGCAACATGATTGAAGGTTTCCTGCGCGAGCGTTGTTTTGATCTTCAGTATGTGGCCGCCTCCAATAGTTTCGACGAATTGAGCAATAAAGAGCATCTGGCGACGATCTTTGAGCAGCTCCAGATGAGATCGCGCGCCTTTTTCGATATTGGTTTGTTCAATGAGAATGGGGACCATGTGGCATATGTCGGGCCGTTCGAACTTGAAGGCAGGAAGTATGCGCAGGCGCCATGGTTCCTTCAGGTGCAGCAGAAAGACGTTTATATATCCGACCAGTTTCTCGGGTATAGAAATGTGCCGCATTTCATTATTGCCGTCCGCCGCGATGAGGGCAGCCGGACGTGGTATCTGCGGACGACGATCGACTGGTTTTACTTCAATGACCTTGTGGAAAACGTGCGCGTTGGCAAGACCGGCGAGGCGTACATTGTCAATGAGGAAGGCGTCTTCCAAACCCGTCGCCGGTCGGGGGGCGAACTGCTGGAGGTGGACCCGGATCATTCGATCTACCGTTTCGACCAAAGAACAATCTTCGCTTTTACCGCGGTCGATTATAAAGATGAAAGCCACATATACGCGGCCGGAAAAATAGAGCCGATGGACTGGTTCCTGATCGTCAGGCAGGGGCTGAATGACGCCTACGCCCCACTCATTCGGGCGGTGGTTATCGCTATTATCATGATCATTGCCGGCGGCGGATTGGCGGTATTCATGGCGTTCATGCTCGCCTCGGGCGTCGCGAACCAGTTGGCCATGGCTGACATGGAAAAGCGCAGGATGGGCACCCAGTTGATCATGGCAGGCAAACTGGCGGAAGTCGGCGAGATGAGCGCAGGCGTCGCTCACGAGATGAACAACCCGCTCCAGGTGATCAAAGGAGAAGAAGCTTACATCAAAGACATCCTGTTGGAGGCGGAGCGGAACGGCGGAATTGTGGACGCTGAGAATCTGAGGCTGCTCCGCGAATCGATCGACCAGATCGCACTGCAGGTGGAGCGGGGAAAACTCATCACCGAAGGTCTGCTGGGATTCGCGCGCAAGACCGAGACCAAGATCGACACGTTTGACATCCGGTCTCTGATATCGGATGTGGTGGGCATGATCGAGCGGCGGGCTCAGGTTGAGAATATTCGTATCGTTCAGGAGTATGAGGCATCTCTGCCGGTCATCCTGAGCGATCAGCTTCAACTGCAACAGGTGTTTCTGAACTTGCTCAATAATGCGATCGATGCGTTGAAGCCCAAGCGCGGAGGAGAAATCCGCATAACGGCTTCGTCTGCCGATGACGAGATGTCAATCGCGGTCACCGACAACGGCACCGGCATTCCCGCGGAACACATGGAAAAAATTTTTCTCCCATTCTTTACGACAAAACCGGTTGGGCAAGGCACCGGCCTCGGGCTGAGCACCTGTTATGGAATTATTGAACGGTTGGGCGGGCAGATCATGGTAAGCAGTGAACTGAATGTGGGCACGGTGTTCACCGTCCGGCTTCCGCTTGCCGGTCCGCCCGAAAGAGACGAAAAAGGAACGAAAACATTGCAAGGAGAGTCGCCGAAATGGGCGCCATTAACCTCTTGA
- a CDS encoding response regulator — protein MLETDRIRVLIVDDELRFGTNTAAVLNQRGFETTAVANGGEALREIVNVPFDVVVLDLSMPGMDGATTLREIKKLRPRMQIIMLTGFGTFASALDCLRTGAFDYLTKPCDLDMLAARIREAHEKGKTLPVSGG, from the coding sequence ATCTTGGAGACCGATAGAATCCGGGTCCTGATCGTAGATGACGAACTGCGGTTCGGAACGAATACCGCAGCCGTTCTGAACCAGCGCGGATTCGAGACGACCGCCGTCGCCAATGGCGGCGAGGCCCTCCGGGAGATCGTGAACGTTCCCTTCGATGTCGTTGTCCTCGATCTAAGCATGCCCGGCATGGACGGCGCCACGACCTTGCGCGAAATCAAGAAACTCAGGCCCCGCATGCAGATCATCATGCTTACTGGCTTTGGCACATTCGCCTCTGCGCTTGACTGCTTGCGCACGGGCGCCTTTGACTATCTGACCAAGCCGTGTGATCTCGATATGCTGGCCGCGAGAATCCGGGAGGCCCACGAGAAGGGAAAAACTCTTCCTGTATCCGGCGGTTGA
- the pgk gene encoding phosphoglycerate kinase, producing MKMPMHGSFPRTVRDCAHRPSLSHIRSLFAKAVPLEGALEEIDLLPALEKYPLAEVRDGKGVIFFDVVDAYAFLEWLSGRSEGVYQSFRHRRVEVFNRTLFHEGIEWMCRRLHLFPLFDAAFQEFLSRQKIEAGEFGKKFKAEYGQDFDSGEDGIYHLFAEFCEDYQRRLYRHLPDGILSEAASFVFDAMSREHLLSSFHKRIERRIPEIPAEAYVLEETNERPFASMRMLLEKRGMRVAGLAEIREVDRLIEQLSRSQESGAAREKLTKLVPGIEKLFDVFGMADGQSPIHDRGILAAVRSRVLAHVSPGAAPRRIGVVGYDQNVIAALRKITTEYAENLEVVVFLGQKPRDIMQWIKYNSQLGVFESVRADECGFLYLGCQKSAAAVYHGWLAEPSAALTNVSWQAFGVTCVMLGESQAGRLTADVRDRLRQSGVEVVAARAEADHDVAAHRIIKDDSSIGSMLGAAPSEGIAYALGVSTLSELGRILVVGADIVEKHDDPAVVQPTYRVAGVYQVIHKKNPARFGNLALLVGAIDESAIVLATNEFKTNIPRGKLLRINAVLDSKVSREKIISRFRSKAQELDILELPEWWVQLTSNLNFGNPKLIFDPNQVYVSHNDAGAQVSIAFFVDEAAADVDMALRSIAGFPVQREYMKAADQFAAGMPLPCRCWDSLDVVQQAEFSRRHVSRLAQKYSQKSEAVATKRRARKYSTAQPGSGHITILDSTLANDAMRLLFLESQPVVRQEVLRDETGEAVAIVALHENRHKVYSTPLLTTASLENIHQVMGRYYSQLRRYALDLSREYDWEILIHDVYEHGDKLRATLRVHHLDYNDKKELFERVTFVSVDQYDKSRQRWQTISRPNSIIHPSSPETYNIVINGPGGRMGSCTLRLAAKSEKLRVVALGGPDARRLAELLNEKDYVQGRFPGTVDFGVDWIELDGRRMLVFSHPVFRDPGNYPWKCFLFAGVPIHVAIDATGRFNNVDGVNRHRRAGALRTMITAPGSSKEDEWREATFIRHINDHKYDSATHFFLSPASCTTGCLANLNRLVELAMYRSKHAEMDWEKFFDEAAKMVLEGIGPTYHSLTGEHIGPDIIDPIEYRKDIRRGTDATGNIFETSSGASASTALVDAAGVSHTPVYSIRFPIETVSIMAPTYVLRGHYTMEHIDAAAASLEQACRAGAETRFQFLRTRNIDRSTQIRLLRELAQAGATLCKDSIEIAHFTSPTGEPMTIIQLIGWYENEWRPSKMYVEFLEEIMLPAEKKFLSAGEGAGFAGVSERLTAYRRPYEGKLSVLDLPPRAFDGVYWLIRVDHNVVDPLYDPDTNKVRPFISDDHRIMASAADVEYLIRNNARVIVLSHNGRKKDFQFLQSEDGQVLEPFSLKIAGERFAEILERRKALNAGKDFRMASGLIDAETAKLSRELKPGQVLYLENLRFYDGEESGSRHFAKALFDTLFGHLDSSAQRSVSYVNSAFGASHRGLHASFLPLMNLIGGYKVMGLLPAKELSLLDEILKSPKKPVAAFVSGMKMAEKIPAVEMMIRHGSIQRLFTAAPAFLVASGFPSGNSVSGYDPLDVESQVSAAHRLLELAAEFDVEVKIAADLHIGLAVPDKFRPKKRVPSKTACADEIPFGAYVYDILPEYNHAQTRTGDDIKGILEGAATVILNGTVGLYEVEQFSAGNDWLVRTIADCGAELKLVVGGDGVAAVNRRMGGIQEAEKTFDLCTGGGAALKYLATQSLSAFDGLDNKRE from the coding sequence ATGAAAATGCCAATGCATGGTTCCTTTCCTCGAACCGTGAGAGACTGCGCGCACAGGCCCTCCTTGTCCCATATCCGCTCCTTGTTCGCGAAAGCCGTTCCGCTTGAGGGGGCGCTTGAGGAGATCGATCTCCTCCCGGCACTTGAGAAATACCCTCTGGCGGAGGTGCGCGACGGCAAAGGAGTCATCTTTTTCGATGTGGTGGACGCTTACGCTTTTCTGGAGTGGTTGAGCGGCCGATCCGAGGGCGTGTATCAGAGTTTCAGGCACAGGCGGGTTGAAGTATTCAACCGGACGCTTTTTCACGAAGGCATCGAATGGATGTGCCGCCGGCTGCATTTGTTTCCCCTGTTCGATGCGGCATTTCAGGAGTTTCTTTCGCGGCAAAAGATCGAGGCCGGAGAATTCGGTAAAAAATTCAAAGCCGAGTACGGTCAGGATTTCGATTCGGGCGAAGATGGCATATATCACCTCTTTGCGGAATTCTGCGAGGACTACCAGAGGCGGTTATATCGACATCTCCCGGATGGCATCCTCTCGGAGGCCGCTTCATTCGTTTTTGACGCAATGAGCCGCGAGCATTTGCTCAGCTCATTTCATAAGCGAATTGAGAGGCGCATTCCGGAAATTCCCGCCGAAGCATATGTTCTCGAAGAGACCAACGAACGGCCATTTGCATCCATGCGCATGCTCCTTGAAAAGCGAGGGATGCGGGTGGCCGGCTTGGCGGAAATCCGGGAAGTGGACAGGCTCATCGAGCAGTTGAGCCGAAGTCAAGAGAGCGGCGCCGCAAGGGAGAAGTTGACGAAGCTGGTTCCCGGCATCGAGAAACTTTTCGATGTGTTCGGGATGGCAGACGGTCAATCGCCCATACATGATCGCGGCATCCTTGCCGCGGTGCGCTCGCGCGTTCTGGCGCACGTTTCTCCCGGCGCCGCGCCCCGCAGAATCGGCGTCGTCGGGTATGACCAGAATGTCATTGCGGCACTTCGCAAGATCACGACTGAGTATGCTGAGAATCTGGAGGTGGTCGTTTTTCTGGGCCAGAAGCCGCGGGATATCATGCAATGGATCAAATACAATTCGCAGTTGGGCGTTTTTGAAAGCGTTCGGGCGGATGAATGTGGCTTCCTGTATCTCGGATGTCAGAAATCCGCCGCCGCCGTCTATCACGGCTGGTTGGCGGAGCCGTCTGCAGCCCTGACGAACGTTTCCTGGCAAGCATTTGGCGTTACCTGTGTGATGCTCGGCGAGAGCCAGGCCGGCCGGCTTACCGCCGACGTGCGTGACCGGCTGCGGCAATCCGGTGTTGAAGTTGTCGCGGCCAGGGCTGAAGCGGATCATGATGTTGCCGCTCATCGGATCATCAAGGACGACTCTTCCATTGGAAGCATGTTGGGCGCGGCCCCATCCGAAGGCATAGCATATGCGCTGGGCGTCTCCACTCTGTCGGAGTTAGGCAGAATTCTGGTTGTCGGAGCCGATATCGTCGAGAAGCATGATGATCCTGCGGTGGTCCAACCGACGTATCGCGTTGCGGGCGTTTATCAGGTGATCCACAAGAAGAACCCGGCGCGATTCGGCAATCTGGCCTTGCTCGTTGGTGCAATTGACGAGTCTGCCATTGTTCTGGCGACAAATGAATTCAAGACAAATATTCCGCGCGGCAAGCTCCTCCGCATAAATGCGGTTCTCGATTCGAAGGTATCGCGGGAGAAAATCATCTCACGTTTTCGGAGCAAGGCACAGGAACTGGATATTCTTGAATTGCCGGAATGGTGGGTGCAACTGACATCGAATCTCAATTTCGGGAACCCAAAGCTGATCTTTGATCCCAACCAGGTGTACGTAAGCCACAATGACGCGGGCGCGCAGGTGAGCATTGCGTTCTTTGTGGATGAAGCGGCGGCCGACGTCGATATGGCTCTCCGCTCGATTGCGGGATTTCCAGTCCAGCGGGAATACATGAAGGCGGCGGACCAATTTGCGGCCGGAATGCCGCTGCCGTGTCGCTGCTGGGATTCGCTGGACGTGGTCCAGCAGGCGGAATTTTCGCGGCGCCACGTTTCACGCCTGGCGCAGAAATACTCGCAGAAGTCGGAGGCGGTCGCGACCAAGCGGCGCGCCCGAAAATACTCGACAGCTCAACCGGGCAGCGGTCATATCACAATTCTGGATTCAACTCTGGCGAATGACGCGATGCGCCTGTTGTTCCTCGAGTCGCAGCCGGTCGTTCGTCAGGAAGTACTTCGGGATGAAACGGGGGAAGCGGTGGCGATTGTAGCCCTCCACGAGAATCGGCACAAAGTATACTCCACGCCGCTACTAACGACCGCTTCCCTCGAAAATATTCACCAGGTGATGGGACGATATTATTCGCAGCTTCGCAGATATGCGCTCGATCTTAGCCGCGAATACGATTGGGAGATTCTCATTCACGATGTCTACGAGCACGGCGACAAGCTTCGCGCCACATTGCGGGTTCACCATCTCGACTACAACGACAAGAAAGAGCTGTTTGAGCGAGTGACGTTTGTTTCCGTCGACCAGTACGATAAAAGTCGGCAACGCTGGCAGACGATAAGCCGGCCAAATTCAATTATTCACCCGTCGTCTCCTGAAACCTATAACATCGTCATTAATGGGCCGGGCGGCCGCATGGGGAGCTGCACGCTTCGACTGGCCGCAAAAAGTGAAAAACTGCGCGTGGTCGCACTCGGCGGACCGGATGCTCGGCGCCTGGCCGAGCTGCTGAATGAGAAGGACTACGTCCAGGGACGTTTTCCCGGCACTGTCGATTTCGGCGTCGACTGGATTGAACTTGACGGACGCAGAATGCTGGTGTTCAGCCATCCTGTGTTCAGAGACCCCGGCAATTATCCCTGGAAATGTTTCCTTTTCGCAGGTGTTCCGATTCATGTGGCCATAGACGCCACCGGCCGCTTCAATAATGTAGACGGAGTCAACCGCCACAGGCGCGCCGGGGCGCTCCGTACGATGATAACCGCGCCCGGCTCGAGCAAGGAGGACGAGTGGCGCGAGGCGACTTTCATCAGGCATATCAATGATCATAAATACGATTCCGCCACGCACTTTTTTCTGTCTCCTGCTTCGTGCACGACAGGATGCCTTGCAAACCTGAATCGGCTGGTGGAACTGGCAATGTATCGGAGCAAACACGCGGAGATGGACTGGGAGAAGTTCTTTGATGAGGCCGCCAAGATGGTGCTGGAGGGAATAGGCCCGACCTATCATTCCCTCACTGGCGAGCATATCGGTCCGGATATCATCGATCCGATCGAGTACAGGAAAGACATCCGCCGCGGAACCGACGCAACGGGAAACATTTTCGAAACAAGTTCAGGCGCAAGCGCCAGCACCGCGCTCGTCGATGCGGCCGGCGTCTCGCATACACCCGTATATTCCATTCGATTTCCGATCGAGACAGTGTCGATAATGGCGCCGACGTATGTGTTGCGCGGCCATTACACGATGGAACACATTGACGCCGCCGCCGCCTCGCTCGAACAGGCATGCCGCGCCGGGGCGGAAACGCGGTTCCAGTTTCTCAGGACCAGGAACATCGACCGATCGACCCAGATCAGGCTGCTGCGCGAACTGGCGCAAGCTGGAGCGACTCTCTGCAAGGATAGCATCGAGATTGCTCACTTCACCTCGCCAACCGGCGAACCAATGACGATCATCCAACTCATCGGGTGGTACGAGAACGAATGGCGTCCCTCGAAAATGTACGTCGAATTCCTCGAGGAAATCATGCTGCCGGCGGAGAAGAAATTTCTTTCGGCCGGGGAGGGAGCGGGATTTGCAGGCGTTTCAGAGCGATTGACGGCGTACAGACGGCCGTACGAGGGCAAGCTCTCGGTACTCGATCTTCCGCCTCGGGCCTTTGACGGAGTCTACTGGCTCATCAGAGTCGACCATAATGTTGTCGATCCACTTTACGATCCCGACACAAACAAGGTGCGACCTTTCATAAGCGACGACCACCGCATAATGGCGAGCGCCGCGGACGTTGAGTACCTCATCCGGAACAACGCGCGGGTCATCGTGCTTTCGCATAACGGGAGGAAGAAGGATTTTCAATTTCTCCAATCCGAAGACGGGCAGGTGCTCGAACCCTTCAGCCTGAAGATAGCCGGCGAAAGATTTGCGGAGATACTCGAGCGGCGGAAGGCGCTGAATGCCGGGAAAGATTTTCGTATGGCCTCGGGTCTCATTGATGCGGAGACCGCGAAGCTCTCGCGCGAGCTTAAGCCCGGGCAGGTGCTGTATCTCGAGAACCTGCGTTTCTATGATGGCGAGGAATCCGGGAGCCGGCATTTCGCGAAGGCGCTCTTCGACACGCTTTTCGGCCACCTCGACTCGTCGGCGCAACGGAGCGTCAGCTACGTCAACAGCGCCTTCGGGGCTTCACATCGGGGGCTGCATGCGTCTTTCCTGCCGCTCATGAACCTTATCGGAGGATACAAGGTGATGGGCCTGCTTCCGGCAAAGGAGCTTTCCCTTCTCGATGAAATTCTGAAAAGCCCGAAAAAGCCGGTTGCCGCCTTCGTGAGCGGAATGAAAATGGCGGAGAAGATTCCCGCGGTTGAAATGATGATACGTCACGGATCGATCCAGCGCCTTTTCACCGCAGCTCCGGCATTCCTTGTTGCCTCCGGGTTCCCGTCGGGCAATTCCGTTTCCGGATACGACCCCCTTGATGTTGAATCTCAAGTTTCAGCGGCCCATCGATTGCTTGAACTTGCAGCCGAATTCGACGTCGAGGTGAAGATCGCGGCGGACCTGCACATCGGCCTGGCGGTTCCCGACAAGTTCAGGCCAAAAAAGAGGGTGCCGTCAAAAACGGCCTGCGCAGATGAGATCCCGTTTGGCGCATACGTGTACGATATCTTGCCCGAATACAATCATGCGCAAACGCGAACAGGTGACGACATCAAGGGGATACTGGAAGGCGCGGCGACCGTCATCCTGAACGGGACCGTAGGCCTATATGAAGTCGAACAATTTTCCGCCGGTAACGACTGGCTTGTCCGCACGATTGCCGACTGCGGCGCCGAGCTGAAGCTTGTGGTGGGCGGTGACGGAGTTGCCGCAGTCAATCGCCGCATGGGCGGAATCCAGGAAGCCGAGAAAACGTTTGATTTGTGCACCGGCGGCGGCGCCGCCCTGAAGTATCTTGCGACACAGTCGCTTTCCGCTTTTGACGGACTCGATAATAAACGAGAATAG